A region from the Halichondria panicea chromosome 11, odHalPani1.1, whole genome shotgun sequence genome encodes:
- the LOC135344111 gene encoding uncharacterized protein LOC135344111: MDSIFSYDWDFVEPPSDEYICSACNSVLKKPILTGCCKKYFCIWCLNNPDDEDDMKLYCHNCSQICLSSVLDEQKWEYILNLNVKCPFSHRGCLWTGELHARASHLKPETGDCQYKVEEEVLSPVENLDVSQDLNITDTILLYDFDFVEPPPNEFICSACNSVLKKPILTGCCKMHFCTWCFNNPHDEDDKTRYCPECEKICSISIIDDSKWKRILELDVKCPFSHRGCLWTGEICARANHIQTETGDCQYINIECKYGCEEELEKYDYEEHLKYFCPRRPVTCEYCGMNGEQVVVSGEHKKDCPDIPTPCPNSCGIEPVKQKDLLQHLLECPEEIVECSFNYTGCNFEAKRKKLIEHIQENSLKHIQLQTQFFVKELDKKDDLIHKLETEKDQQLFELYNCHIKELIKLVEMCDIPYRELRIDSEKIVKDVQCNYKKLNEETASTAHLTWQISRDQLRYTTLLSPDKNEDTCEGTYKDAPVAIKMLPLGISSVDFLQEARTLMKLDHSNIIKLHGIVSNSEPICIILERMDHGTLEQYLRSTGRFLLHQQISMCKQVAQGLDYLHQNLCIHRNIRAETICIGQKCVCKISNFKKAKQLTYYKEEYIASKEEMIPARWSPPEVLLERKFILKSDVWSYGVLMYEIATRGRTPYPNQSNVEVIQRIISGHCMYQPSNCPPKLYSLMQDCWKSNPWRRPTFEAIIDLLEHVKDSHDYATVII; this comes from the coding sequence ATGGATTCAATCTTCAGTTATGACTGGGATTTTGTTGAACCTCCTTCTGATGAATACATCTGCTCAGCTTGTAACAGTGTGCTAAAGAAGCCAATTCTGACAGGGTGCTGCAAGAAATATTTCTGCATTTGGTGTCTCAATAATCCAGATGATGAAGATGATATGAAGCTTTACTGCCACAATTGTTCGCAAATATGTTTATCCTCTGTACTTGATGAACAAAAATGGGAGTACATTCTAAACTTGAATGTGAAGTGCCCATTTTCTCACCGTGGTTGTCTTTGGACCGGGGAACTTCATGCAAGAGCAAGTCATCTTAAGCCAGAGACAGGAGACTGCCAATACAAAGTTGAAGAAGAAGTGCTGTCACCTGTCGAGAATTTAGACGTTAGTCAAGATCTGAACATTACGGATACTATTCTTCTTTATGACTTTGATTTTGTTGAGCCTCCCCCGAACGAATTTATCTGCTCAGCTTGTAACAGTGTTCTAAAGAAGCCAATTCTAACAGGGTGCTGTAAAATGCATTTCTGCACATGGTGTTTCAACAACCCACACGATGAGGACGATAAAACTCGTTACTGCCCCGAGTGTGAAAAAATATGTTCCATATCAATAATAGATGACTCAAAATGGAAGCGTATTCTTGAGTTAGATGTGAAGTGCCCATTTTCTCACCGTGGTTGCCTTTGGACAGGGGAAATTTGCGCGAGAGCAAATCATATTCAAACAGAAACAGGAGATTGCCAATATATTAACATTGAATGCAAATATGGTTGCGAAGAAGAGCTTGAGAAATACGATTATGAAGAACATTTAAAATACTTTTGCCCACGGCGACCAGTGACTTGCGAGTACTGTGGTATGAATGGTGAACAAGTAGTGGTTAGCGGAGAACACAAGAAAGATTGTCCAGATATCCCCACCCCCTGTCCCAACAGCTGTGGAATAGAGCCTGTCAAACAGAAGGACTTGCTGCAACATTTGTTAGAATGCCCAGAGGAGATAGTTGAATGTAGCTTCAATTATACAGGGTGCAATTTTGAAGCTAAAAGGAAGAAGTTGATAGAGCATATTCAAGAAAATTCGCTAAAACATATTCAGTTGCAAACCCAATTTTTTGTCAAAGAACTTGATAAAAAAGACGATTTAATACATAAACTGGAAACAGAAAAAGATCAACAACTATTTGAGTTGTACAACTGTCATATTAAAGAGCTTATAAAGTTAGTAGAGATGTGTGACATACCGTATCGAGAGCTTCGTATCGATTCCGAAAAAATTGTAAAAGACGTTCAATGCAATTACAAGAAACTAAATGAGGAAACAGCATCAACTGCTCATTTAACTTGGCAAATATCAAGAGACCAATTAAGATATACCACATTGTTGTCTCCTGACAAAAATGAAGATACGTGTGAAGGTACCTACAAAGATGCTCCAGTGGCCATAAAAATGCTTCCGCTGGGAATCTCGTCAGTAGATTTTCTTCAGGAGGCTCGTACTCTAATGAAACTAGACCATAGTAACATCATTAAGCTTCACGGGATAGTGTCCAACAGTGAGCCGATTTGTATAATACTAGAGCGTATGGATCATGGAACTTTAGAGCAGTATCTACGATCGACAGGTAGATTCCTTTTACACCAGCAAATATCAATGTGTAAACAAGTTGCACAAGGACTTGACTATCTTCACCAGAACCTTTGCATACATCGAAACATTAGAGCTGAAACAATTTGTATTGGACAAAAATGTGTCTGTAAAATTTCCAACTTTAAAAAAGCCAAACAGTTAACTTATTACAAAGAAGAGTACATAGCTTCAAAAGAGGAGATGATACCAGCTAGATGGAGCCCCCCAGAAGTCCTTTTGGAACGAAAATTCATCTTAAAATCAGACGTGTGGTCCTATGGAGTACTAATGTATGAAATTGCAACACGTGGTCGAACACCATATCCGAACCAAAGTAATGTAGAGGTCATTCAAAGAATTATTTCTGGACATTGTATGTATCAACCGAGCAATTGCCCCCCAAAGCTTTATTCTTTAATGCAAGATTGTTGGAAATCTAATCCTTGGAGAAGACCAACATTTGAAGCAATAATAGACTTACTAGAACATGTCAAAGATTCGCATGACTATGCCACAGTTATTATTTAA